From Streptomyces qinzhouensis, one genomic window encodes:
- a CDS encoding MFS transporter has protein sequence MLRLAFATLAGTAIEFYDFFVYGTAAALVLGPLFFPSFSPLAGTLAAFATFGAGFIARPIGSLLFGHVGDRMGRRPVLFISLLTTGVATVLVGCLPTYDSIGATAPVLLVALRFVQGIGLGGEWGGAVLLTAEHAPADRRALWGAFPQMGPPLGFLLANGLTLTLSTTLSDAQFLAWGWRVPFWAAGILAAGGLLLRASLAETPDFHELRRTGRQAEAPAVEVVRRHWRTLLLTAGALSCGYAVFYTVTTWGLTYGTEAAGISRTTMLALVMGAVAVMGTVTPFAAVLADRVGRRPMCLAGSILSALWTFPFAALLGTGEPALVFLAFVVALLAFVSVFAVTAAYLPELYEPRVRCTGAAVGYNLAGVLGGAVTPLVTTALTEDGGPPWGVAAWLTGIALLSLCCFAALPETRPAAPPTADTKPAVPGQPGAGDRPGDRRTPA, from the coding sequence ATGCTCCGGCTCGCCTTCGCCACCCTCGCCGGAACCGCCATCGAGTTCTACGACTTCTTCGTCTACGGAACCGCCGCCGCGCTCGTTCTCGGCCCGCTCTTCTTTCCCTCCTTCTCTCCGCTCGCCGGCACCCTCGCCGCCTTCGCCACCTTCGGCGCCGGTTTCATCGCCCGGCCCATCGGCTCCCTGCTCTTCGGCCATGTCGGGGACCGCATGGGACGCCGGCCCGTGCTGTTCATCTCCCTGCTCACCACCGGGGTCGCCACCGTCCTGGTCGGCTGTCTGCCCACGTACGACAGCATCGGCGCCACCGCCCCCGTCCTTCTGGTGGCCCTGCGCTTCGTCCAGGGCATCGGACTCGGCGGCGAATGGGGCGGCGCCGTCCTGCTGACCGCCGAACACGCCCCCGCCGACCGGCGGGCCCTGTGGGGGGCCTTCCCCCAGATGGGTCCCCCGCTGGGCTTTCTGCTCGCCAACGGGCTGACCCTGACGCTCTCCACGACCCTCTCCGACGCCCAGTTCCTCGCCTGGGGCTGGCGGGTGCCGTTCTGGGCGGCCGGAATCCTCGCGGCGGGCGGACTCCTGCTCCGCGCTTCCCTCGCCGAAACCCCTGACTTCCACGAACTCCGGCGCACCGGCCGCCAGGCGGAGGCTCCCGCCGTGGAGGTCGTACGCCGTCACTGGCGCACCCTGCTGCTGACCGCCGGCGCCCTGTCCTGCGGCTACGCCGTCTTCTACACCGTCACGACCTGGGGCCTCACCTACGGCACGGAGGCGGCGGGCATCAGCCGTACGACGATGCTGGCCCTGGTCATGGGGGCGGTCGCCGTCATGGGCACGGTCACCCCGTTCGCCGCCGTCCTCGCCGACCGCGTCGGCCGCCGCCCGATGTGCCTGGCCGGCAGCATCCTGTCCGCGCTGTGGACGTTCCCGTTCGCCGCCCTGCTGGGCACCGGCGAACCCGCCCTGGTCTTCCTGGCCTTCGTCGTCGCCCTGCTCGCCTTCGTCTCGGTGTTCGCCGTGACCGCCGCCTATCTGCCCGAGTTGTACGAGCCACGGGTGCGCTGCACGGGCGCCGCCGTCGGCTACAACCTGGCCGGAGTGCTCGGCGGAGCCGTCACCCCGCTCGTGACGACCGCCCTCACCGAGGACGGCGGCCCGCCGTGGGGCGTGGCGGCCTGGCTCACCGGGATCGCGCTGCTCAGCCTCTGCTGCTTCGCGGCCCTCCCCGAGACGCGCCCGGCCGCACCCCCCACCGCGGACACCAAGCCCGCCGTACCCGGCCAGCCGGGCGCGGGCGACCGCCCGGGAGACCGGCGCACCCCTGCCTGA
- a CDS encoding nuclear transport factor 2 family protein: MSRRRTSRIRSSVVLAVAAALVPLGSGTAGATTTAPAPVSSAYCTSVVAGQSSLPADAATFMKAYCEWGAAPDVPKYMKLFTDTGTLMDSGLPAPINKIAIEAQMDSLLKAVDYHFQPVSAVPSADGRVVFVKARNFGNIGTNPNAPGPAFDYITTHRLVLDGTRVEQGRRFWDQTELFRSLNPALPNLFATVPAVLPAEPRTRNRLTAWNTRDSAALVAGVDDVVKLTGPGLGAQGLTRKREMRAYLEHFFTRVHDLRLEPGRTVRQGPVTYREWVGHAELSKEGGTKRTITYGITERFTRDARGDIAWDLAFETLDLVADECEINNLRRLLFPHLPECRPAG, translated from the coding sequence ATGTCACGCCGCCGTACCAGCCGCATCCGCTCCTCCGTCGTCCTCGCCGTCGCGGCCGCTCTCGTCCCCCTCGGCTCGGGTACGGCCGGCGCCACCACCACCGCCCCGGCGCCCGTGTCCTCCGCGTACTGCACGTCCGTGGTGGCCGGCCAGTCCTCGCTGCCCGCCGACGCGGCCACGTTCATGAAGGCCTACTGCGAGTGGGGCGCCGCCCCGGACGTCCCGAAGTACATGAAGCTCTTCACGGACACCGGCACGCTGATGGACTCGGGGCTGCCGGCCCCGATCAACAAGATCGCGATCGAGGCGCAGATGGACAGCCTCCTCAAGGCGGTGGACTACCACTTCCAGCCGGTCTCCGCGGTGCCCTCGGCCGACGGGCGGGTCGTCTTCGTGAAGGCCCGCAACTTCGGGAACATCGGGACCAACCCGAATGCGCCGGGTCCCGCCTTCGACTACATCACCACGCACCGGCTGGTGCTCGACGGAACGAGGGTGGAGCAGGGGCGCCGGTTCTGGGACCAGACGGAGCTGTTCCGGTCGCTGAACCCCGCCCTGCCGAACCTGTTCGCGACCGTTCCGGCGGTCCTTCCGGCCGAGCCGCGGACCCGGAACCGGCTCACCGCCTGGAACACCCGTGACTCCGCCGCGCTGGTGGCCGGCGTGGACGATGTCGTGAAGCTCACCGGGCCCGGGCTGGGTGCGCAGGGGCTGACGAGGAAGCGGGAGATGCGGGCGTATCTGGAGCACTTCTTCACCCGGGTGCACGACCTGCGGCTGGAGCCGGGCAGGACCGTACGCCAGGGTCCGGTGACCTACCGGGAGTGGGTGGGTCACGCCGAGCTGTCGAAGGAGGGCGGCACGAAGCGGACGATCACGTACGGCATCACCGAGCGGTTCACCCGTGACGCCCGGGGCGATATCGCCTGGGACCTCGCGTTCGAGACCCTGGACCTGGTCGCCGACGAGTGCGAGATCAACAATCTGCGGCGGCTGCTCTTCCCGCACCTGCCGGAGTGCCGTCCCGCCGGGTGA
- a CDS encoding tellurite resistance TerB family protein has translation MAMWDRIKDQAKALQQQNQGSGGSGARGHHGPSTGSGTSAPGGSKAQLVGLLKTQLTSLKTELKSGAYRDASMAVCALVAAADGHVDHAERQHVESLILSNDVLQNFPADQLRTRFNKHVDQLMADPIRGRAEAFQEVAKAAKKPAEARAVIQTGIVVAGADGYISPAEEQILREACSTLGLSSAEFGI, from the coding sequence GTGGCGATGTGGGACCGGATCAAGGACCAGGCCAAGGCCCTCCAGCAGCAGAACCAGGGATCGGGCGGCTCCGGGGCCCGGGGCCACCACGGCCCGTCCACCGGAAGCGGGACGAGTGCCCCGGGCGGCTCCAAGGCCCAGCTCGTGGGCCTGCTGAAGACCCAGCTCACCTCCCTCAAGACCGAGCTGAAGAGCGGCGCCTACCGCGATGCCAGCATGGCCGTATGCGCCCTGGTCGCCGCCGCCGACGGCCATGTCGACCACGCCGAGCGGCAGCATGTCGAATCGCTGATCCTCTCCAACGACGTGCTGCAGAACTTCCCGGCCGACCAGCTCCGCACCCGGTTCAACAAGCATGTCGACCAGTTGATGGCCGACCCGATCCGGGGCCGTGCCGAGGCCTTCCAGGAGGTCGCCAAGGCGGCGAAGAAGCCTGCCGAGGCCAGGGCCGTCATCCAGACCGGCATCGTCGTCGCGGGCGCCGACGGCTATATCTCACCCGCCGAGGAGCAGATCCTGCGAGAGGCGTGCAGCACCCTCGGCCTCTCCTCCGCGGAGTTCGGCATCTGA
- a CDS encoding TetR/AcrR family transcriptional regulator, which produces MPITRAEKALRTRRRMLDAALRLFTERGWSRTTVEDIARAAGVGVQTVYFTFGTKRAVLKEVLDIAIAGDVDPVATLDRSWAHEVLAEPDPAVQLALQASGARRILERAAPVLEAVRSASAADPELAELWRTNTEQRYTVQLRFTEALTAKTGGGLRDGHSAGSAADVALTVLGPETYELLVVRRGWSPDRWERWAADALVRQLLP; this is translated from the coding sequence GTGCCCATCACCCGTGCCGAGAAGGCACTTCGGACGCGGCGGCGGATGCTGGACGCCGCCCTCCGTCTCTTCACGGAGCGCGGCTGGTCCCGGACGACGGTCGAGGACATCGCACGGGCCGCCGGTGTCGGGGTGCAGACGGTGTACTTCACCTTCGGCACCAAGCGGGCCGTATTGAAGGAAGTTCTGGACATCGCGATCGCCGGAGACGTGGATCCGGTGGCCACGCTCGACCGGTCCTGGGCCCACGAGGTCCTCGCGGAGCCGGACCCCGCCGTCCAGCTCGCTCTTCAGGCGTCGGGCGCCCGGCGCATTCTGGAACGTGCGGCTCCGGTGCTGGAAGCCGTCCGTTCGGCATCCGCCGCAGATCCGGAGCTGGCCGAGCTGTGGCGTACCAATACGGAGCAGCGGTACACGGTCCAGCTGCGGTTCACCGAGGCGCTGACGGCCAAGACGGGCGGGGGTCTGCGGGACGGCCACAGTGCCGGTTCGGCCGCGGATGTCGCCCTGACCGTGCTGGGGCCGGAGACCTATGAGCTGCTGGTCGTCCGGCGCGGCTGGAGCCCCGACCGCTGGGAGCGGTGGGCCGCGGACGCCCTCGTCCGGCAACTGCTGCCCTGA
- a CDS encoding saccharopine dehydrogenase family protein, with product MTTVKSPGASPFGRVLVVGGYGAVGTAVTSALDAWFPGRVIPAGRDGAKAHRLGGVRTDIADPEAFGRTLDELIDVTLVVLCAEPPDTTAAELCFERGIDLVDTGATSHLLDALTELGPLARRTGASAVLSTGVAPGLSNLLARRAHQAVGGAEHIDLTLLLGTGDHHGTDAVRWTLTGLTTPMPAAPLRIDLPGYGTRTTYPFPFSDQYTLPRTLGVPHVTTRLCLDSRALTAGLLGLRRAPARLAEHAAARRLLTGLMGRIHLGGDGFAVRADAYRAGRHAAYALTGNRQSLITGLVAAHAARAVFTGAVTPGVHHIEEIPGLARLPEDLTGNGIRLLRPRGETTR from the coding sequence ATGACTACAGTGAAGTCGCCGGGAGCGAGTCCGTTCGGACGTGTCCTCGTCGTCGGCGGCTACGGTGCCGTCGGGACCGCCGTGACATCTGCGCTGGACGCGTGGTTCCCCGGCCGGGTGATCCCCGCCGGCCGGGACGGAGCGAAGGCCCACCGGCTCGGCGGAGTCCGGACCGACATCGCTGATCCGGAAGCCTTCGGCCGCACCCTCGACGAGTTGATCGATGTGACGCTCGTCGTTCTCTGCGCCGAACCCCCCGACACCACGGCCGCGGAACTCTGCTTTGAACGCGGTATCGACCTCGTCGACACCGGCGCCACCTCGCACCTCCTCGACGCCCTCACCGAGCTGGGCCCCCTCGCACGGCGGACCGGCGCCTCGGCCGTCCTCAGCACCGGCGTGGCACCGGGTCTCAGCAATCTGCTGGCCCGGCGCGCCCACCAAGCCGTCGGCGGCGCCGAACACATCGACCTGACCCTGCTCCTCGGCACCGGCGACCATCACGGCACCGACGCGGTCCGCTGGACTCTCACCGGTCTCACCACCCCCATGCCCGCCGCACCCCTGCGGATCGACCTGCCCGGCTACGGCACCAGAACTACCTACCCCTTCCCCTTCTCCGATCAGTACACCCTTCCCCGCACCCTCGGAGTACCCCACGTCACCACCCGCCTCTGCCTGGACTCCCGTGCGCTGACCGCCGGACTGCTCGGCCTGCGCCGAGCCCCGGCCCGGCTCGCGGAACACGCGGCCGCACGGCGACTGCTGACCGGTCTGATGGGCCGTATCCATCTCGGCGGCGACGGGTTCGCCGTCCGTGCCGACGCGTACCGCGCCGGCCGGCACGCCGCGTACGCCCTCACCGGCAACCGGCAGAGCCTTATCACCGGCCTCGTCGCCGCGCACGCCGCCCGCGCGGTGTTCACCGGCGCCGTCACCCCCGGCGTCCACCACATCGAGGAGATACCCGGACTGGCCCGACTGCCGGAGGACCTGACCGGAAACGGAATCAGGCTGCTACGCCCCAGGGGAGAAACCACCCGATGA
- a CDS encoding class I SAM-dependent methyltransferase yields MRNHDWHGGDYPAAGDAWAHAADDVTATALAALDPTGTSGAGTKTTTDATGTTVTGATAAAPATARVLDVGTGSGPAALAAARAGAHVVGLDLEPGLLRTAVSRARGLGPTDGTVRFVAGDARALPFPAGAFDLTLSTFGVMFAPEPARTGAELVRVTRPGGLIAVASWTPGGVMGRIAPTVRRHLGPEPDGTPSPTDWGDPSRIRSWFAELPVTVHTRVERVRVRYPSLSHAVAAFENKPGPLRRHRTALEAAHRWQHARADLAALFALHNRSADGDLVFDAVYLLLLARVGIPSRTPPGPLTGRPDAVDRPAARAPRGSTAH; encoded by the coding sequence ATGAGGAACCACGACTGGCACGGCGGCGACTATCCGGCCGCGGGCGACGCCTGGGCCCACGCCGCGGACGACGTCACCGCCACGGCCCTGGCCGCTCTCGACCCAACCGGTACATCCGGCGCGGGCACGAAGACCACGACGGACGCCACCGGGACGACCGTCACCGGGGCAACCGCCGCCGCACCGGCCACCGCCCGGGTGCTCGACGTCGGCACCGGCTCCGGCCCCGCCGCCCTCGCGGCCGCCCGCGCCGGAGCCCATGTCGTCGGCCTCGACCTGGAACCCGGCCTCCTGCGGACCGCCGTGTCCCGGGCCCGAGGTCTCGGCCCCACCGACGGCACCGTCCGGTTCGTCGCCGGAGACGCCCGGGCGCTTCCCTTTCCCGCGGGCGCCTTCGATCTGACCCTGTCCACCTTCGGGGTCATGTTCGCGCCCGAACCGGCCAGGACCGGCGCCGAACTGGTCCGCGTCACCCGCCCGGGAGGACTGATCGCGGTCGCCTCCTGGACCCCCGGCGGCGTCATGGGCCGGATCGCCCCGACCGTACGCCGTCACCTCGGTCCCGAGCCGGACGGAACCCCCTCACCCACCGACTGGGGCGACCCGTCCCGTATCCGCTCCTGGTTCGCCGAACTCCCCGTCACCGTCCACACCCGGGTGGAACGGGTCCGGGTGCGATACCCCTCCCTGTCCCACGCCGTCGCCGCGTTCGAGAACAAGCCCGGCCCCCTGCGCCGGCACCGCACCGCCCTGGAAGCCGCACACCGCTGGCAGCACGCCCGCGCCGACCTCGCGGCCCTGTTCGCCCTCCACAACCGATCCGCCGACGGCGACCTCGTCTTCGACGCCGTCTACCTGCTGCTCCTGGCCCGCGTCGGCATACCGTCGCGGACCCCGCCCGGACCACTCACCGGCCGGCCGGACGCAGTGGACCGCCCAGCCGCACGGGCACCCCGGGGGAGTACAGCACACTGA
- a CDS encoding YqjF family protein produces MFEPAPITPDAPYPIAAPLLTQHWLDLCFVHWAVPPDAVAPLLPRGTSPDLHDGVTYVGLVAFRMHRVGWLRLPGLPYLGSFPETNVRLYSVDGHGRRGVVFRSMDASRLLPVLIGRAGFRLPYLWSRMRVRASGDTVTYSSSRRWPGPRGADSRIVVRRGERVAEPTELEHFLTARWGMHNTFFRAASFLPNDHPRWPLFRAELVDCEENLVAAAGLPVPREAPVSVLYSPGVPVRLGGPLRPAGR; encoded by the coding sequence GTGTTCGAACCCGCGCCCATCACTCCCGACGCTCCGTACCCGATAGCGGCCCCGCTGCTGACCCAGCACTGGCTCGATCTGTGCTTCGTCCACTGGGCGGTGCCACCCGACGCCGTGGCGCCGCTCCTTCCGCGGGGCACTTCTCCCGATCTTCACGACGGGGTGACCTATGTGGGGCTGGTTGCCTTCCGTATGCATCGGGTGGGGTGGCTGCGGCTGCCCGGGCTGCCGTATCTCGGGTCCTTCCCGGAGACCAATGTCCGGTTGTACTCGGTCGACGGGCACGGGCGACGCGGTGTGGTCTTCCGGTCCATGGACGCGTCCCGGCTGCTTCCGGTCCTGATCGGGCGGGCCGGATTCCGCCTGCCCTATCTCTGGTCCCGGATGCGGGTGCGGGCCTCGGGCGACACCGTCACCTACTCCAGCTCCCGGCGCTGGCCGGGGCCTCGGGGTGCGGACAGCCGGATCGTCGTCCGCAGGGGCGAGCGGGTGGCGGAGCCCACCGAACTGGAGCATTTCCTCACGGCCCGGTGGGGCATGCACAACACGTTCTTCCGCGCCGCGTCGTTTCTGCCGAATGACCATCCCCGCTGGCCGCTGTTCCGTGCGGAGCTCGTCGACTGCGAGGAGAACCTGGTGGCCGCCGCGGGTCTGCCGGTGCCGCGGGAGGCTCCGGTCAGTGTGCTGTACTCCCCCGGGGTGCCCGTGCGGCTGGGCGGTCCACTGCGTCCGGCCGGCCGGTGA